CGCTGCACATCCACCGTGTACTGCTAGGATAGGTAAGCGCTATATTGTGTTAaaccagagatggaaataagactcccactgcacagcagtttgatgcGTTCCTGgttttcactaggagtttaagaagacacacctgagcttgttacctatacaccgtggctaatcaaaattgtagtaaaaccaggaatgggataaactgctgtgcaatgggagtattatttccatccctggttaaACAGTGATTGACATGTTAAGTGATAGACCATGCTGAGTGGAGCCTGCACTACACATTCAGTCCGAATGATCATATACTATGAGGTAGTGCTTGCTAATAGAGTTTTCTTATCAGAGATTCAAGTTTCAGAGATTTCTACTTTAAACTGTAACACACAATTCACTGATATCTCATCAACATCTCCTCATTTTAGAGCGGCAAGTTTCTTTTTACAGTGGGTGCTATGTTAGGAGGAGATAAATAGATTTTCATAACAGTGCTAAAACAGAACATAAGTATAGCCAAAATAAGTGTGGTTTTAGTACTTACACTTTGTCTTCAAAACAAATGGTTGGTCCGATAATATTGGCTGATCCCGTCTGAATTTTAAAAGCAAAGTGTCCTTGAGGACACACTTTTGACAGTCCACATTTATAAGTTCTGTCTCCTGGGAAGCATGGGaagttgcatattttttttaatcaaatccaCAAGGACAAAACAACATATGACAACCAGTGTTCCAGTAATCGGCCTCTCCTGTGGTCTGTGGCACTCATTTATGCTTTGCTGCCTTCTCTGGATGCACCATCTGTTTTCTTTTCTAAGCTTTCTGTAAACTAATTACTGGTAGATAAAAGTACACTCAAGGTGCAATGACTCTGAATCCAGTATTCAATATTAAATCTATCTAACTCTGACAGAATGCACAACAGCACTAGAAGCACTAAAGTACCTCATGATGATCAATGAACTTATCTCTGCGGGTTGTATAAGACAACATTACAACATCATTAACATTGTATATAAAAacgaggggaaaaaaaaatcaggcGCTAATCataaacttgttttaaaaagtatttttatgaATCAAATAATGTTCTATATGCATAAAACTGTTCTAGACGGCTGTTGGTTctcaaacagatttatttaatccATAATacactgattattatttttatttttaaactgatgaTGCTGTAGTGTAATGTGTGATATAGTAACTTCTGGTCTTGCCTCTTTTAAAGTAATTGAGAAAgggattttaatttgaaaacaccTGTTATGTTAGAACATTTCAGTATGTCCTTCagctttattaaaatacagttatGTTGGCAAATTATTCATTAATTATAATCTAGACGGTCTTGGTTCAAAGGGAAAAGTTTCTCATGGAATATGTGACAGATAAAAGAGTTATCAATTCAAAATGTGCAGATATATTATTCATTTTTGATATGGAATCTTACCAAGGAGTGCGTTTGAATTTCGTCCTATAAGAAATAAAGAACACAAAATGAAATAAGATTAACCTTTACTCCTGGTCCATTTAGATTGAATGCATCCATAGAATGTAGAATGATTCCACTCCATGTATTCTGTACAGCAGGAGTCTCCCACCCCCATCCTGGAgcgctacagggtcttctggttttttgtttcaactgagctctgttacttaattgaaccaattattggcttaattagtcaagattaacaggtgttccagatctttaaaCACTGATGATGTAAtgatacctataaaacctgcaggattggggctttccaggaccagggttggtgATTGCTGCTGTACACTAACAACCATTACTATcattattttttctaaaatactTACCTACAACATCTCTCCATCCAAGTTTTAAAGCCATATTTACCGTTAGACAAACCAGAACGAGTGTGCCTAGTATCAGAGCAACACGAGCCACCTCTGAGAATTAAACACATGGCATATATTAACAATATGAAAAACCTTCCCATTtggtcaattgcaatgaactagaaaatgaattagaaaaacagtaaaaatgctATGCAAAAGGCACTAGTCTTAAATCAACCAAACTTCTTTATTGAACCACAGAAACTTCATTTAGGAATGTAAGCAAATGAAGAAACAAAGCATTGGAAACACGTAAAAGACAAGTAGCTCCTGTTACCTAATGCCCTCATTGCAGCGATGTGGAGTAACAGTGGGTCTGGATTCACTATTCAGGATGTTCGAAGATTGAAGGGTACTATTTTCAGCACAATAGTTCAGAAGATTCTCAACCCCGATGTTGTAAGTGCATTAAATGAGCTGTAGGCAGGGAAGCAAATGCCttttaccaaaaaataaataaaacacaaagaaaggtCCAAGTATCCCTGGCAGAGATGTTTTTACAGCACTCGGTTCAATGGAATTAGATTACAGTTAAAACACGTTGGATACATACATAGCCCCCATAAGGAAATCACATACTATAATATTACTAGTCTATACGTTAAGCTGAAATCCTACAAATATAATGACTGAATATTAAAGTGATAGTTAATTTAATGTTCTTAATACAAATAGCCACAGTAAAGTTAATTTTAAAGTATTTCATTTGATTTACCTGACAAGCAGAGAGACGGATGTCGTTTTTGCAGGTGAAGAGAAATGGTACTGTTGATGTACTAACCAGCCGGAATTACCTGTTTGACAAGACAGTGTAAATGGTCTGGAATGCAAGAGGATTAGGTTACACCCTGTTAGTCAATATAAAACTGTCACTTCATAATTTGATATGAAACTGCTGAAATTCTCAGAGCAAAATGTATGGCCTTCCTTAAGGTGTTTCCTTTTAGTTTTGTGGTGCAATATACTCCTGGAGCTTAAGCTTAGTTCAACTGTTGACAATTAAATGAcgcaaaatatattaaaaatgttcaGCAGGCCCTATTATAGACAGCCACGAATGTCTACCTGAACATTTAACATGACCTGCAGTGTTGACTCTTTCTGTAGTATTTATCAGTCACTGTACAATTAGGTACTGTACATTTCAGAGGTTACAAATCATCTGCAAAATGTAGTGTAGAGCCTTTCGCTCTACCAAGTATAATGCATATTATACATAATATGGAACAAAGCAAGACTTCTGCTTATTTCTCATTGAGACAAACATTTGGGCTAAATTGTGACGCTGATAAGTCTTGCATCGAAACCTTTTACAGACACCCTATTTTCAATATGTAGAACAATCTCGCTGTATTATGCTGGAACCACAAACGTCTTGCATCGTAGTAACACATCTGTTTTAAATGTGCACTGTATTCTTGCAGTTTTCAATCTTACAGCATGTCAGAAATCTGCGTAAAACCTTACGTGGTTGTGCTTTAGCATGGAACTTTTTAAGGGATGGGTCATTGATTAAACATTTGGTGAGCAAACGCCAACAAGTGTTTTTATATGTCAGAATCCGTTTGCATCATTGTGTTTACTGTTCACCAAATATTTGTTCTAGTTTAATTATATATACCATGAGATGATGTGATGATTGCATTGACATATAAAACCATTTAAAAGCCACTGCTATGAAAACAGATGCAACCCTTTCTTTTGAAGCATGACACAGCTGTTTTGGAAATTGGTACAGTACTAGAATAATGAATTTGAGATAGCTTTGCAATGGTACATTTCCGTAACAACTACTCTACTTGTGTGGTTGTACAcctgcccacttgaagaccccagagatgtaccctactcggctcaatccagacggttgtcatgctgaggcgctggggagaccacactgtggctgatccctggaaccagcatcgcagccgttgtgtgtgctgatgcgctggggaggcaaaataagctgattcctggagccagcattacactttagccataAACACCAGGCAGAAAGATAtatacatcatcagatggaaggaaacgcaaatggatggaaatgcagatggatcacattagtttaccgtaaagctacgtcttagttggtgcttatcttggcgagagccgagtctaaaatcagcatgaagttttaacatctactctcatgtaatggaaatcatcaatTGACTAGTATGTTGTGCACCATacaatgatttattatttaaaaacaaacaaacaaaaaaaacatttacgtCTTACAAGGTAAGTATGGGCTATGTAGGCGTTGCCTGTAAACCAATTTAACGTAACAAAAAAAGTTCACAGAGATTTTATTACCTTTTCAGTCAGGAAACaaaaatgggaataataagaTTGTATTGATTCTTCTGATTACAATACATGAATGTCAATGCCGCAGCAAGGTGGCCCATTGATCACGCCCAGCAGAGTATTCGATGCAGCTGGCTGTAGCCTATATAAACATGGCACAAAGCAAAAGCAAGAAATAATGCTCACAGCTCAGAATGGTATTTCAAAGGAATTTATTTAAAATGCCAGCTTGGATCATACCATTTCAAAACAAAGTAATAGGATTGTGTTTCATAAATAAGAGAACAGAGGTAAAAACAAACGCTTTATTGTAttactgagaaaaaaatacataccaTGTATGcaacacatacaaaaaacaacTGAACTAAGAACAATATTAGATacagtctatctatctatctatctatctatctatctatatatatatatatatatatatatatatatatatatatatatatatatacacacacacacacaatttctgCATTTTGGATAAGTGCATGTACAAAGACATTTCGTATAGTACTACACATTGTAGACCTAATTTGTGTATTTAtaagataatcaaataaatattcaCAATAATAatcaaatccatttttttttttactcaacatGTTTTTTACTCAAATGTTGAGTATACTTGAGTATTCAAATCAGCATACAGCATATTACCTCTGTGTGCTGCTGAGTTTTTTCTGCTTAATGTAACCAAACCTGCCTGCCCTGTCTAAatggaagaatgcagtaaacagAAACCAGTTAGTCCATGTGGTATCTCATTTAACTAGCCCATTTTACATAATGAATTTAATAGGCTGATTTTGTAAGCATCGGGCATCTTTAAATGTTTTGCTGAGATGAATACAATGCTGTATTTagattgtttactgtatatgcaGAATGCTCACAGCGCTGAATATTAAGCAGAAAAAACTAATTTTCATATTAGAACAGCAGTTATCAGGGCATCAGCTTTTGCAGTAGCTAACCTTCATCCTTGTGCCGTATGTGCACTTGCAGATTTATCCAGCATAATCCCCTTTGTACATAAACAAATATAATTGGAGATAAAGTTTATAAAGAGCAGGTAACAGGAGAGAATAATAAATAACAGCCTTGCTCACTGACAATAGAATTGTACAAGAAATGGGGTGTTTCTCTTTGGTGTTGCTGTGGTGTTTAGAGAATGAGACATTTCATTCCAACATACCCTGAAAGAAAACGATCAAGAAGTCAAATGCTAGGTGTTGAATGAGTGAAATAATCCTCCTTTCTGTGCTATGTTACAAATGAGAAAGTGTGGTTTATTTGAACATGAATTCAATTGTTTATTGACTTCAGAGTTGAATAGGTTAGTTAATGCACTGAAAGGTTTCAATCTAAGATTCGCATCCCCGTAGAAAATTTCTCTACGTCTGTTACGCTTTAGAGTTTTGGATAGATCTAGAGAAtggcttgtccaattgtgattacACATGGGACAGACCTTCTTATATTGAGGGTATCCCAATCTGTGAAGGCTATCGGTCTGTCCGACCATCTGCTGTACTGAACCGCTAAtacaattgtcatgaaactcggTAAGGAAATGATATAGTACATGTTACTGATAATATAAGAATACAggggtatatggaggcatctGTCCATATACCTGCATGTCAAACGCTTGTGTATTCAGTGGATGTAGGCCAtgatgatctactttttcatgatgcTGATAAGCTCTAATTCTGTACAGCTATGCTGGGGAAGAATGCCGCTCACATGCTTGTTGTATACGATACGTTATTTCACAGAGTTTGAGCCGCAGGGCCTATAAGCTTCACTTTACAGTTATCTCAACCAAACTGCCGAAGATTACcttatacaataaaaaatgccCATGTAACGGGAGCTGAAGCAATGGagtaaaacatttgttttgcatCTGTTTGGTATAAAATACCCAGATCTTGCAGCAGCTGTTCTAAATTTACAATTTAATTGCCAAACAGAGACCTTTCTAATTCTGTGCTATGCTGGAATCTCAATATAGCAGCAAATGACTAATTGTGATGCACTTGAGAAATTTCCATTTTAAGTGACTTTGGCTAAATGAATTAATGAGTGAAGCAGATCATGTCTCACCTCATCAGAGTCATCATTATAAAGCCTCCTGCTTGCAGTGTTGTTGTCTAATTCATCTGCAATACTCCACTCCTCATTTCTCCTGAGGACCGAGTACCTGTATGTTGCATTGCTAAAGACACAGAACAAAGCGTAGCATTAGCTGTTCAAATCAGACAGCTCAAATTGGATTTAACCTCTGCAGGTGAAAACAAATGAGCCTAAACTCCAGATTCAAGATTAATGATGTAAATCCCACTGGTGATAAGCAGAAGTGACTCATCACCCCCGCCCCTGCATAATCCTTTTAAAGGGACACAAAAACAGTACAGACCTGTAAAGTTTCCAATAGCAAATCAAAGTAACAAAACTTGAAAAATGCAACATTATTGGttgatttcacagaccctgattagcactaatcctggtcTAACTTACCTGAGGCACAGTTTTGAAAGATTAATGCTAATTGAGGTCTGTGAAACCTGCcaaaaaacattctaaaaaaacaaaataaatttacCAGATGGACATAAAGGACACAGCTGGTAAGCATTTGGATTTCTTACCTCTGAGGAAAGCAATATTTTCTAATAATAAAAGCAGCGGCTAAGACTGCAATGAAGGCAACAATCACCACAGCAACAATGAGTCCCGGGTGCAGCCGGCCCTGAAAGATATACAGTGATAATAAACTTGAACTTGATGGGATTTTGAAACCAAGTAGCCATCAGTAAAAGCTCATCTGATGTTCAGGATGTGTTGACAGGTGTGGAATGAACTGTACAATGTATTTACATTGGGATTACTTTATCAGACCATTACATAACAAGATACTGTAGATCTGTTAAATACTGCTGTAATATATTTGACCAGGCAATGGAAACCACACCTGTGCAGCTTTACCTGAGGTCACAAAAGCAGGCTCTAAGTATTTTCCAAGTGGATGCCGAATAGTGCCTGTGAGACCTCTCTCAAAAAGACATTTTCCTCCTGGAGGATTTGTATATCTAGCTACAGGGATATAATTCAGGTGTCTGCTTTTCTGTATGTTTCTCTTACAAttgtagctttttatttttagattggtACATGTAGCTATGAGGAAACTTGGTCAGGTCAGTTCTCAAGGTTATCAAAATACAGGTCATGGTGACCAACATGTGCCTTGGTTCTGAACAACATGAGGTCATACTGTTAGTAAAATAATTGTGAACAGTTAATTAACTATAAAAGCTTAGCTTCTCCaagtcacattttatttattttgactaaGCTATACTGGATAAATGAATATTTTCATGAAACTTAAGTAACAATGGTTGTTGGTTTTGTATGGTAACTGTAAATGTGTATCTTGGGTTATGCAACCTTCTCAGATCTGGTCACATGCAGATAGCTGATATTATCAACATATCTTAAAATCTTAACTATATGGCATGCTGCATTCTACACTgtctactgtacatactgtaaggCTGCTCACAGCACTTTATGCTAAGTTTCTAAAACCGGTATGAATTAATCAGGTTTTGCAGAGTTAGTCCAATACAACACATGTACAGATGCACTCCACTTATGACGGATCCCGTTAGAACGGAGTTCCATTTACAACGTACAGTATTGAGGCATGgcccctgccaaacaacatggggctttaatggggaattactctggttaaaacggAGTCGTTTATAACGTATATACCGTTTAATACGTACAgctttcctgttccacaggtagatatGCTGCGCAAATAAGTGGGGCAGTAAATGAGTCACGGTGGCATGTGTCGTCAGACAGGACAAACAGGTGCGGTTCACCATTATTCTATGTTGTACATCCGTTGTACAATTTTAATTTCAATTTAGCGAAAATATAAGTTCGTAAAATGGTACTAGTTATTATATACGTGCCACAGGAGCGTGTTTAGTACAAATATCAAACTCCCGTTCTTTGGCAGTTGAGCTTTCTTGTATTGCTTATATTTAGTAGTTATGTTCGCAGCTACATAACTTacagcatttcgaattgtgttCACTTCGTTTATAAAGTACGGATTTCCATTGTCCCTTTGAGTCAGTTATAAGTGGTGCACCTGTATTACTGTGTGCTATATCCGGTATGTGATCAGGTGGCATTCACCTGTGCATCAGCTTTCGAGGGTTTTTCTTCGTCGGAAATCACGTCTCCCACACTACGCAAAACCTCTTCTCCTGAGTGTTCAGTCTTATGCacattgtttatttgtatattaCCTCCGGCgctgatgaataatgttaataaacaaaaaactgacagcAGGTCAAGAAAGGACACCCCCTTGAGACGCAAAAACACCGCCATGTTAACGTGTCTACTTCCTAGTTTACCTAGCAACAGCAGACTCACCTGTGTCTGTTTGTGATTGGAGAGTATGGGCCACCCTAGGTTCTTTAACTTTACTTACGTTAAAGGAGTACgctacagttttgttttgttttaaattttatttaaagtatattTTAGATTAACATACATAGACACTAGACTTATATCAACCCCCCAGATAAAAAGTCTAGTCCGACAGGGTGCCATAACATTTCTACTATAGGAAGTCAAAataaaatcatcatcatcatcatcatcatcatcatcaaaagaaaagggcttgtaaccaggaggtccccggttcaaatcccacctcagccactgacttattgtgtgaccctgagcaagtaacttaacctccgtgtgctctgtctttcgggtgagacgcacttgtaagtgactttgtagctgatgcatggttcacacaccctagtctctgtaagtcaccttggataaaggtgtctgctaaataaacaatataataataataatatcattatgaCGGAACTCACATTATTAatgttatgtatatatatatataatatatatatatatatatatatatatatatatatatatatatatatatatatataattattaatgttatgtttatatatatatatatatatatatatatatatatatatatatatatatatataatgtgagtTTCAGGATTCATAATGGTAATCTTCAAAACTTGCAAACTTTGACCAAGACAATGCTCCTCACGTACAGCAGAGGTCGCTGCAGTTCTGGAATAAACTGGAACAGGAGAGTTATTGAAAGGGTTACCAACAAATggaagtgctgttttttttaattaaaacaaacaaacaaaaaaaaatctcggacctgtttcattttatttacttatttatgttTAGCCAAActgataaaaacaaactaaaaatatgAATAACCATATATCAATACACACATATTTAATGTGGGGGTTAGACTTGCTTCTTAATTTACAATATATTCTTTTTGTTTATACACttcacatgttttttattttctcattttgactgtattttaaataatgtcagtgATAAGATTTCAAGGTTATTTAATAAAGTTATCAGGTTAAAACTGAAGTATAAGCTTATATGCTCTTAAACTTCTATTCAATAGGCGTTATTGGCTACATTTACACCAGAACACCGAGGCTTTTGAGTATAgtataaatataaacataaaacagCACACAGGACCAAAACATATTGTGTGCCAGTATATTATAAAATGGACTTTGAACCTGAATGGTATTATATCAACTCCAATACTCAAGTGGGCCTTTTTCTTGTAATCTTAAGTTGCAGTTCAAACAGGAGTCTGTTATATTCTGTTTGTACTGATGTCTCCTGCTGGCAATTCCCTGTCgggatacagtatatatatatataatactagtTTCATTGATATATTAAAGACTTGGTATGTTGCTGTGTGTGGCTGATCATTAGCAGTCTTCATGGACTGTGTGTATAACAGACAGAGCTTCATAAATATGCATTCTTTAGAGTTCTGTCCAGCGGGCAGCATTGTTTATTTCCTCTGAGGCTTATGCTAGAGATAATGGAGTTAATTAGTTGTTTGTGTAACTTTAAATGGAATTATGATAACCTTTTGGGATGGGATAGAATGTGTCTATCTACCTAATGTTGAAACAATTCTATAAACTATACTAAAATGCAAAAGCATAAAATAAACTATATACCATATCCCTTGGGGAAGGGAAAGCttgttttgaaaaacataattaaaataatgcaGCCATAGATCTATTTATTTAGTTGGATTTAAACACTTTACATATATCAAATGAATTAGACATATTAGAAGGCTGGTTAAAGATTTCTGaaagttttattattatagttcCAAATGACTTTTTCcaccaaaaatgaaaaagaaaagtctttgtcttgaattacattttttcatgAAGATACAACCTTGCATCTTTGCTTTCCCTGTTTTTGGTAAAGTGACTGACAGCGTAGTCAGTACTCAGACTGATT
This genomic stretch from Acipenser ruthenus chromosome 16, fAciRut3.2 maternal haplotype, whole genome shotgun sequence harbors:
- the LOC117413981 gene encoding uncharacterized protein LOC117413981 isoform X2, translated to MAVFLRLKGVSFLDLLSVFCLLTLFISAGGNIQINNVHKTEHSGEEVLRSVGDVISDEEKPSKADAQGRLHPGLIVAVVIVAFIAVLAAAFIIRKYCFPQRRNEEWSIADELDNNTASRRLYNDDSDEGMLE
- the LOC117413981 gene encoding sortilin-like isoform X1 — translated: MAVFLRLKGVSFLDLLSVFCLLTLFISAGGNIQINNVHKTEHSGEEVLRSVGDVISDEEKPSKADAQGRLHPGLIVAVVIVAFIAVLAAAFIIRKYCFPQSNATYRYSVLRRNEEWSIADELDNNTASRRLYNDDSDEGMLE